A stretch of Desulfitobacterium dichloroeliminans LMG P-21439 DNA encodes these proteins:
- a CDS encoding CBS domain-containing protein, producing MNVAFFLIPKQDVIYLKINSTMRQAIEKMEFHRYSAIPLIDEQGCYQGTITEGDLLWKLKNTPGLEFHNTHTIRLTEVEQHIQNHPVSINARMEDLISRAVEQNFIPVVDDQQIFIGLVRRREILEFCSKALGKLESYEPNDM from the coding sequence ATGAATGTCGCGTTTTTCTTAATACCAAAACAAGATGTGATTTACCTCAAAATCAATTCTACCATGCGCCAAGCTATTGAGAAGATGGAATTCCACCGTTATTCAGCAATTCCTCTTATCGATGAGCAGGGGTGTTATCAGGGAACGATTACTGAAGGCGATCTTTTATGGAAGCTCAAAAACACTCCAGGTCTTGAATTTCATAACACCCACACTATACGACTCACCGAAGTCGAACAGCATATTCAAAACCATCCGGTGTCGATCAACGCCCGAATGGAAGACCTTATCTCGCGGGCTGTGGAGCAAAACTTTATTCCTGTCGTCGATGATCAGCAGATCTTCATTGGCCTCGTGCGCCGCCGGGAAATTCTCGAATTCTGCTCTAAAGCCTTGGGTAAGCTGGAATCATACGAACCAAATGATATGTAG
- a CDS encoding SDR family NAD(P)-dependent oxidoreductase: MLQDKTALITGGATGIGRAIALKLAQAGVRIAINYSRSLEDAEKTRDEIKELNVSCRIYRANIAKDQEVREMVKQVVEDFGQLDILVNSAGMTYFVQHADLEGMKDEYWDDIFNVNVKGVFNVCRAAAEALKMQKGCIVNITSIAGLTGLGSSIAYCASKAAEISVTKSLARVLAPEVRVNSVAPGVVLTRWIKGNEDHITRMAEGTPLQRVCTPEDVAEVAYSLVAQAGFVTGQTWVVDGGNFI; the protein is encoded by the coding sequence ATGTTACAAGATAAAACAGCCCTAATCACCGGCGGTGCCACAGGAATTGGTCGAGCAATCGCCTTAAAACTTGCCCAAGCAGGAGTTCGCATTGCGATTAATTATTCGCGGTCTTTGGAAGATGCCGAAAAAACTCGCGATGAGATTAAAGAGCTTAATGTATCCTGTCGGATCTATCGAGCCAATATAGCCAAGGATCAGGAAGTCAGAGAGATGGTCAAGCAAGTAGTTGAGGATTTTGGGCAACTCGATATCCTTGTGAATAGTGCCGGGATGACATATTTTGTGCAGCACGCTGATTTAGAAGGTATGAAGGATGAATATTGGGACGACATTTTCAATGTAAATGTCAAAGGGGTATTTAATGTCTGCCGTGCAGCGGCGGAAGCCTTAAAAATGCAAAAAGGCTGTATTGTGAACATAACCTCCATTGCCGGGCTGACAGGATTGGGTAGTTCCATCGCTTATTGTGCTTCCAAAGCAGCGGAAATCAGTGTCACAAAATCCTTAGCCAGAGTTCTTGCTCCCGAAGTTCGCGTTAATTCTGTTGCTCCCGGAGTCGTTTTGACCCGTTGGATAAAAGGGAATGAAGATCATATCACAAGAATGGCTGAAGGAACACCTTTACAAAGAGTGTGCACCCCAGAAGATGTCGCAGAGGTTGCCTATTCTCTGGTCGCACAGGCAGGATTTGTCACTGGACAAACTTGGGTGGTCGACGGAGGTAACTTCATCTGA
- the larC gene encoding nickel pincer cofactor biosynthesis protein LarC, with translation MKVAYLDCFSGISGDMLLGALVDAGLDFKLLQRDLAGLGLDEYEIYEQKVIKQGISGTKVQVLSLEGHVHRHLRDIQDIIERSSLPNPVKDKSLTIFTRLGEAEAKIHGTTIDQIHFHEVGAVDAIVDIVGAVIGFWRLGIEKVFSSSVHVGKGFVKAAHGLLPVPAPATLELLRGVPIYSRDIEGELVTPTGAALLTAYCQDFGSIPLVKVDRIGYGAGEKDLTIPNLLRLTIGELEVSESEGYHGVKEGKAMTVEANIDDMNPEFYDYLYEKLFAAGAMDVYMQTLQMKKNRPAVMLTVQIPPYKLTAIRQILFTETTTLGLRVYPIKKYMLPYEFITLETKYGSAKAKIATFEEKICTVSPEYEDCRKLAQSSGEPLKHVYDEVKERAKQKINEVP, from the coding sequence ATGAAAGTAGCTTATTTAGATTGTTTCTCGGGAATCAGCGGCGACATGCTCTTAGGGGCCTTGGTAGATGCAGGATTAGATTTTAAGCTTCTACAAAGGGATTTAGCAGGTTTGGGCTTGGACGAATATGAGATCTATGAGCAAAAAGTGATTAAACAGGGAATCAGTGGTACCAAGGTGCAGGTTCTATCCTTGGAGGGACATGTCCATCGGCATTTAAGAGATATCCAAGACATTATCGAACGAAGCTCCTTGCCAAATCCCGTCAAAGATAAAAGTTTGACTATCTTCACACGCTTAGGCGAAGCAGAAGCAAAGATCCACGGAACCACCATCGATCAGATTCACTTTCATGAAGTTGGAGCAGTGGATGCTATAGTGGATATCGTCGGAGCAGTTATTGGCTTCTGGCGTTTAGGAATTGAAAAGGTCTTTTCTTCCTCTGTTCATGTTGGGAAAGGCTTTGTTAAAGCTGCCCATGGACTTTTGCCTGTACCGGCTCCCGCAACTCTGGAATTATTGCGGGGAGTGCCGATTTATTCTCGTGATATTGAAGGAGAACTTGTTACTCCCACTGGAGCTGCCTTGTTGACAGCATATTGTCAAGACTTTGGGTCAATTCCCTTAGTCAAAGTAGATCGAATAGGCTATGGTGCGGGAGAAAAAGATTTGACCATTCCCAACCTTTTGCGGTTGACCATCGGCGAGCTCGAGGTGAGCGAAAGTGAGGGATACCACGGGGTTAAAGAGGGGAAGGCCATGACCGTCGAGGCCAATATTGATGACATGAACCCCGAATTTTATGATTATCTTTACGAGAAACTCTTTGCAGCGGGCGCCATGGATGTTTATATGCAAACGCTCCAGATGAAAAAGAATCGCCCTGCGGTGATGTTGACGGTACAAATTCCACCATATAAACTAACCGCGATTCGTCAGATTCTCTTTACAGAAACTACCACCCTTGGTCTACGGGTCTATCCGATTAAGAAATATATGCTTCCTTATGAGTTTATCACATTAGAAACAAAATATGGTTCAGCTAAAGCAAAAATTGCTACTTTTGAAGAGAAAATTTGCACAGTAAGCCCGGAATATGAGGATTGTCGCAAACTTGCCCAGAGTTCAGGTGAGCCCCTTAAGCATGTTTATGATGAGGTCAAAGAACGGGCAAAGCAGAAGATAAATGAAGTTCCCTGA